In [Phormidium] sp. ETS-05, the genomic window AGATGTGGCTGTAGATGTGGGTGTGGGTGTGGCTGTAGATGTGGGTGTGGGTGTGGCTGTAGGTGTGGCTGTAGGTGTGGCTGTGGCTGTAGGTGTGGCTGTAGGTGTGGCTGTAGGTGTGGCTGTGGCTGTGGGGAGGGGGTAGGGGTGGTTTCGTCTGGCAAGCTGCTGGTTGGCAGGGTGGGAACGGTGGGACTTGGTGGGGGTGTGGTTATCTGGGTGGGGGTGGGGGTAGGGGCTGGTAGCGGTGTTGTTGTCTGGGTGGTGGGACTGGGGGTGGCGGTGGATGTGTTTGGGGAAGTTGCTGCCGGTTTGGGTTTGGTGGAGGAAAAGAGTAGTTGTGCAAATAGTGTAAAGCGGCCCTTTTCTTCGGTGGTGCCAGTGGGTACAGAGCCTGGGGCTGGTGTGGATCCGGTTCCAGGCAAAGGAGCTACGGGACCGGAAAATGGGGGCGCGGTGCCGGGAGCGGGGGTGGCTCTGGTGGGGGTGTTGTTGGCGCTATCGGTTGCTGGGAGGGAGGTGGATGCACGAAGGTTGAATATGAGGTTGGCGCCTCGATCGGTGCGGCTAAAGGAGAAGATGAAGATGGTGCCGATCGCCGAGAAGGCGATCAAGATGGCGATCGTTTCTTCCACACCGATCGGCTGTTTGGGGGGTAAACCAGGGTCTGACATCAGCTTTCGCACCTCCGAGGCTTGGTAGTTGCAGTTCTTCCCACTTATATCATTTTGAAATGGTTTTGGCTGGTGAGGCTAAAAGTGCATGGTATTTCCAGTTATTGACAGATTCGCTCCAGGGTGGGGGTAAAGTTAGGGTAGGAGATGGCGGCTGCAGCGGCGCGGCGAATGGTGGTGGTGTCGCTGGCTCTCAGGGCGGCGATCGCTAAACTCATAGCACACCGATGGTCATCATAACTGTCCACTTCGGCGCCCTGCAAGGGGGTGCCGCCTACTATTTCTAAGCCGTCGGGGAGTTCAGTTACTTTGGCTCCCATCCGGTTGAGTTGCGCCGCCATCACTTGCAGACGATCGCTCTCTTTTACCCGCAGTTCGGCGGCGTCTTTCACTACCGTAGTGCCTTTGGCAAATGCCGCTGCTACAGCTAAAATCGGGATTTCATCGATGAGGCGGGGAATGATATCGCCAGAAATCGTGGTGGCTTTAAGCTGGCTATAACGCACCCGCAGGGAGGCTACTGGTTCTCCGGCTACTGAGTGCTGATCGAGGATTTCTATGTCTGCATCCATCTGCTGTAAAACTTCTAGGATACCGGTGCGGGTGGGATTGATGCCTACATTTTCCACGGTCAGGTCCGCATCGGGTACAATAGCCCCGGCGACGAGCCAAAACGCTGCGGAGCTGATGTCTCCTGGTACTACTACTTTCTGACCGCGCAGTTCTGACGGGGTGACGGTGACGCTGTGGGTGTCTGGGTTGACTTCGATTTCGGC contains:
- the aroA gene encoding 3-phosphoshikimate 1-carboxyvinyltransferase, translating into MTEITAKQEDLIVRPSAGLSLRGKIRVPGDKSISHRALMLGAIASGETEIAGLLLGEDPRSTASCFRALGADISELNEELVRVRGLGVGGLMEPAAVLDAGNSGTTLRLMLGILASQPGMFFTVTGDKSLRSRPMSRVVKPLQQMGAQIWGRKDASLAPLAILGQKLQPIHYRSPIASAQVKSCILLAGLMASGKTTVTEPTLSRDHSERMLKAFGAEIEVNPDTHSVTVTPSELRGQKVVVPGDISSAAFWLVAGAIVPDADLTVENVGINPTRTGILEVLQQMDADIEILDQHSVAGEPVASLRVRYSQLKATTISGDIIPRLIDEIPILAVAAAFAKGTTVVKDAAELRVKESDRLQVMAAQLNRMGAKVTELPDGLEIVGGTPLQGAEVDSYDDHRCAMSLAIAALRASDTTTIRRAAAAAISYPNFTPTLERICQ